A window from Peromyscus eremicus chromosome 5, PerEre_H2_v1, whole genome shotgun sequence encodes these proteins:
- the Camlg gene encoding guided entry of tail-anchored proteins factor CAMLG, translating into MEPVPVSTDGGDRPAAPSGLSASQRRAELRRRKLLMNSEQRINRIMGFHRPGSGAEEENQTKSKPQDSDKLNSLSVPSVSKRVVLGDSVSGGTTDQPSGVAEVKGAQLGDKLDSFIQPPECGSSDGVELRHRSRGDPAAGASQRASHHGLEQYLSRFEEAMRLRKQLISEKPSPEDGSSTEEFDSFRIFRLVGCALLALGVRAFVCKYLSIFAPFLTLQLAYMGLYKYFPKGEKKIKTTVLTAALLLSGIPAEVINRSMDTYSKMGEVFTDLCVYFFTFIFCHELLDYWGSEVP; encoded by the exons ATGGAGCCAGTGCCGGTGTCCACCGACGGCGGGGACAGGCCCGCGGCTCCCTCGGGCCTGTCGGCTTCTCAGCGTCGAGCGGAGCTGCGGAGGAGAAAGCTGCTCATGAACTCCGAGCAGCGCATCAACCGCATCATGGGCTTTCACAGGCCCGGGAGCGGCGCCG aagaagaaaatcaaacaaaatcaaaGCCCCAGGACAGTGACAAACTGAACTCCCTCAGCGTTCCTTCAGTTTCAAAGAGGGTAGTGCTCGGCGATTCAGTCAGTGGTGGAACAACTGACCAGCCCAGTGGTGTGGCAGAAGTTAAGGGTGCTCAGCTGGGAGACAAACTGGACTCCTTCATCCAGCCACCAGAGTGTGGTAGTAGCGATGGTGTCGAGCTCCGACATCGGAGCAGAGGTGACCCTGCAGCAGGTGCGTCCCAGAGGGCGTCTCACCACGGCCTCGAACAGTACCTCTCCAGGTTTGAGGAAGCCATGAGACTGCGCAAACAGCTCATCAGCGAGAAGCCCAGCCCGGAAGATGGAAGCTCAACAGAGGAATTTGACTCTTTCCGAATATTTAGATTGGTGGGGTGTGCTCTGCTTGCGCTCGGCGTCAGAGCTTTCGTTTGCAAATATTTG TCTATATTTGCTCCATTTCTTACTTTACAACTTGCGTACATGGGACTATACAAGTATTTTCCAAAG GGTGAGAAGAAGATAAAGACCACAGTGCTCACAGCTGCGCTGCTGCTGTCCGGAATTCCTGCTGAAGTGATAAATCGGTCCATGGATACCTATAGCAAAATGGGCGAAGTCTTCACAGATCTCTGTGTCTActttttcactttcattttttgtCATGAACTGCTTGATTATTGGGGTTCTGAAGTACCCTGA